The Cyanobacteriota bacterium genome includes the window GCCAAGCTTGTAGGCGCTAACCTAGAAGGTGCTGATTTTACAAAGGCAGATCTGACAGGTGCAGATCTCTCTCAAGCCATGGTTACCAACGCCTCATTCAACTACGCTAACCTGAACCAAGTTAACTTGACGGGGGCACAGATGTATCATGCCGATGTCACTCATGCCTCGCTGCTTGGCGTTACTCTGGTTAATGCCCAGATCCATGGCACCAACATTGGTGTTGGTGGCGACTAGGGTGTTGGTGGAAACTGGTGCTGTTCTGGCGTTGTCTGAATGCTGACTCTGTTCTAGAGTTTAGGCGTGGAAAGAATGCTTTGTACTAAGCCAAACACTGGTGTTGGATCTAGCCCCGTCAATTGTTGAAACTGGTCAGGGGTAATAGTGTTGGCGATCGACTGCTGCTCCCACATCTGCAACTTTTGGTACGTCTCCTCTAAAAAAGCCACGCCGCGCACTAACGGTACTGATAACCAGTGATCTACCAACGTGTCTACGATCGCCAGTTCTAAGAGTGGTGCCGGAAAGGCCTGCATCATCACCTGAAGGTAGCTAGCAAACGCCTCCCCCTGGGCACCCGCAAGGTTGTAACTATCCACAATATATTGCAAACGTTGTTTTTGTAACTGTGCCAACAAACTCAAGTCACTGACCTCCCTCAAGTGCAAACGTTAATATTCCCCGTCTATGCATAGTAGCAGTGTCATGCTTCACTGCATAATGAAGTCTTTCAGGGAGAATTATCAGTTGTATGGCTACAGACATAAGGTGCTAGTAGCCAGTCAGCATACCTGAGAAACCTAGAGGATCCATGCGGTTGCAGGTAGCTAGGTGTGTTAAGTACCTCACTTTAGTAAAAGCTTACCGGTCACGACCAAGGGTTAAGCTGCCAGAAGCTCGGGCTGGCGGACTTGTTTGAGCCTGATAATTTTAGATGTTTGAGGTTCAGGTAGCTCAAGCGTGTTGGGGGAGAAGATTCCCTCTGCCAGCACAATAACCAGCATGATGGCGCAGAAAATCATGACTAGGATAGAGAGTATCACTCTCTCTTCATCAGGTTGTGAAACACCACGGCGAAAGTTGCACCCTAGGCAACGGAGTTTATGCATGCCTTGCTGAATCAGCAGAGCTGAATAAATTTTTC containing:
- a CDS encoding pentapeptide repeat-containing protein, with protein sequence MIKPLTIATLATITALLLTTPVRGANPEHVQQLLTTGACPFCDLSGADLQGAHLLGADLRNANLRGAKLVGANLEGADFTKADLTGADLSQAMVTNASFNYANLNQVNLTGAQMYHADVTHASLLGVTLVNAQIHGTNIGVGGD